One region of Clavibacter michiganensis subsp. tessellarius genomic DNA includes:
- a CDS encoding ATP-binding cassette domain-containing protein, with the protein MTTVRTEGSEHPSSAGARGPGPSRPAGVDAAGLEGRRAPLAAGTVLGVLGSVVTLAQPLLAGRLIADVSAGTFGLASVLPLMALFAVDALLAVASQLLLARASEGYVYGLRSYLISRVLRGYWPSVHGYDRGDLYSRLVVDTALAKGWIVGALPALLSSLTLVVGCGVAMALLNLPLFLLTFAVLVVFGGVAWWTARGVQRAAKENQEDTAGFIEGVQRMVSSLVTIKAAGLEQQVDADATDRADRARRSGVRVLTRTAVLTPVMNVGTQAAIAVAVIAGAAFVASGTLTAAAMVSFFMYLLYIVAPLVQASSAFGEIAQCRAALARVREVGALPQERVEAEQGAAVRTSALRADVELRDLAVRHGDDQEPLLTGVSGRFTSPGLVALVGPNGVGKSTILWSICALQRPSAGRVLVDGRDVDDWPVADLRRRVVLVQQDAAPMTGSIRDNMQIGTGVHSDARRREMLGRVGLGALVDRLPGGLDSPLGEGGVELSGGQRRLLAVARALLADPGVLLLDEFTSNVDQAGAEKLLGIARDLAADRLVVVTSHASGILDVADSIVELTPTGFVAHADGMATIDAGGTG; encoded by the coding sequence GTGACCACCGTCCGCACGGAGGGCTCCGAGCACCCCTCCTCCGCGGGCGCGCGCGGTCCGGGCCCGTCGCGCCCGGCAGGCGTGGACGCGGCGGGGCTCGAGGGCCGTCGCGCGCCGCTCGCGGCCGGGACCGTGCTCGGGGTGCTCGGCTCCGTCGTGACCCTCGCCCAGCCCCTGCTCGCGGGGCGCCTCATCGCGGACGTCTCCGCCGGGACCTTCGGCCTCGCCTCCGTCCTCCCGCTGATGGCGCTCTTCGCGGTGGACGCGCTCCTCGCCGTCGCCTCGCAGCTCCTGCTCGCCCGCGCGAGCGAGGGCTACGTGTACGGGCTGCGGTCGTACCTCATCTCCCGGGTCCTCCGCGGGTACTGGCCGTCCGTCCACGGCTACGACCGGGGTGACCTGTACTCGCGCCTCGTCGTGGACACCGCGCTCGCCAAGGGGTGGATCGTGGGGGCCCTCCCGGCGCTGCTGTCCTCGCTCACGCTCGTGGTGGGCTGCGGCGTCGCGATGGCGCTCCTCAACCTGCCCCTGTTCCTGCTCACCTTCGCGGTCCTCGTGGTCTTCGGCGGGGTCGCCTGGTGGACCGCGCGCGGCGTGCAGCGGGCGGCGAAGGAGAACCAGGAGGACACGGCGGGGTTCATCGAGGGCGTGCAGCGCATGGTCTCGAGCCTGGTCACCATCAAGGCGGCGGGCCTGGAGCAGCAGGTCGACGCCGACGCCACGGACCGGGCCGACCGCGCCCGGCGGAGCGGGGTGCGGGTCCTGACCCGGACGGCCGTCCTCACGCCGGTGATGAACGTCGGCACCCAGGCGGCCATCGCCGTCGCCGTGATCGCCGGAGCGGCCTTCGTGGCCTCCGGGACGTTGACCGCCGCCGCGATGGTGTCCTTCTTCATGTACCTCCTCTACATCGTCGCTCCGCTCGTGCAGGCCTCCTCGGCGTTCGGCGAGATCGCGCAGTGCCGGGCGGCTCTGGCCCGCGTGCGCGAGGTGGGCGCGCTCCCGCAGGAGCGCGTGGAGGCCGAGCAGGGCGCGGCCGTCCGCACGAGCGCGCTCCGGGCCGACGTCGAGCTCCGCGACCTCGCGGTGCGGCACGGGGACGACCAGGAGCCGCTGCTGACGGGCGTCTCGGGTCGGTTCACGTCGCCGGGGCTCGTCGCGCTCGTCGGACCGAACGGGGTGGGCAAGAGCACGATCCTCTGGTCCATCTGCGCCCTCCAGCGACCGAGCGCCGGACGCGTCCTGGTCGACGGACGGGACGTGGACGACTGGCCCGTGGCGGACCTCCGCCGGCGGGTCGTGCTGGTGCAGCAGGACGCCGCCCCGATGACGGGGAGCATCCGCGACAACATGCAGATCGGCACGGGCGTCCACAGCGACGCCCGTCGACGGGAGATGCTCGGCCGGGTCGGCCTGGGCGCGCTCGTCGACCGGCTCCCCGGCGGGCTGGACTCGCCCCTCGGCGAGGGCGGCGTCGAGCTGTCCGGGGGACAGCGGCGGCTCCTCGCCGTCGCGCGTGCCCTCCTCGCCGACCCGGGGGTCCTGCTCCTCGACGAGTTCACCTCGAACGTCGACCAGGCCGGCGCGGAGAAGCTGCTCGGGATCGCCCGCGACCTGGCCGCTGACCGTCTGGTCGTCGTCACCAGCCACGCGTCCGGGATCCTCGACGTCGCCGACAGCATCGTCGAGCTGACCCCGACCGGCTTCGTCGCGCACGCCGACGGCATGGCGACGATCGACGCGGGCGGGACGGGATGA
- a CDS encoding GAF domain-containing protein yields MHAYELLRPVMRAFYARAMADSGGVPKPVDAASIAVEGPDPDAVLLIGNGPAHGWGVVTHELALTGHLGRAVTARTERPCAVTFIGDETMNVSSALAWVGDHDVAAYDVVVLVLGINDAVRLTRVPVWRERFAELMDALVAGMRPSARILVAGMQPVRSVTPYDSALGGIAQRHARRLDHEAREVVELTPRASYSSLGAPELEDDRPLGSSRVYRSWAREIADAAAPLLADVREAEGASRAPYSPTEPAYEWAGTARLVEQARHGGSEELQRLAGVAQERFDVDVAVVSLLDGDRLWYAMNTDRLPFSIPRDIAYCATVVEADDALVVPDAQRDPRFAGNPFIDITGMDFYAGYPLHSSDGEPIGTFCLLDRRTRAASSVPMEGLREIALQAETELRRYET; encoded by the coding sequence ATGCACGCCTACGAGCTGCTCAGGCCGGTGATGCGCGCGTTCTACGCGCGCGCGATGGCGGACTCCGGCGGAGTGCCGAAGCCCGTCGACGCGGCGTCGATCGCCGTCGAGGGCCCGGATCCGGACGCCGTCCTCCTCATCGGCAACGGCCCCGCGCACGGCTGGGGCGTCGTCACCCACGAGCTCGCGCTCACCGGGCACCTCGGCCGCGCCGTGACCGCGCGCACCGAGCGGCCGTGCGCCGTCACCTTCATCGGCGACGAGACGATGAACGTCTCCTCCGCCCTCGCCTGGGTGGGCGACCACGACGTCGCCGCGTACGACGTCGTGGTGCTGGTGCTCGGGATCAACGACGCCGTGCGCCTCACCCGGGTGCCCGTGTGGCGGGAGCGCTTCGCCGAGCTGATGGACGCGCTGGTCGCCGGCATGCGTCCCTCGGCGCGGATCCTCGTGGCCGGCATGCAGCCCGTGCGCTCGGTGACGCCGTACGACAGCGCCCTCGGCGGGATCGCGCAGCGCCACGCCCGGCGGCTCGACCACGAGGCGCGGGAGGTCGTGGAGCTGACCCCGCGGGCGTCGTACTCCTCGCTCGGCGCCCCCGAGCTGGAGGACGACCGGCCGCTCGGGTCGTCGCGGGTCTACCGGAGCTGGGCGCGGGAGATCGCGGACGCCGCCGCGCCGCTGCTGGCCGACGTGCGGGAGGCGGAGGGCGCGAGCCGGGCGCCGTACTCGCCGACCGAGCCGGCCTACGAGTGGGCCGGCACGGCGCGGCTCGTGGAGCAGGCGCGGCACGGCGGATCCGAAGAGCTGCAGCGCCTCGCGGGCGTCGCGCAGGAGCGCTTCGACGTCGACGTGGCGGTCGTGAGCCTCCTCGACGGCGACCGCCTCTGGTACGCGATGAACACCGACCGGCTGCCCTTCTCGATCCCGCGCGACATCGCGTACTGCGCCACCGTGGTCGAGGCCGACGACGCGCTCGTCGTGCCGGACGCGCAGCGCGACCCGCGGTTCGCCGGCAACCCGTTCATCGACATCACGGGCATGGACTTCTACGCCGGCTACCCGCTGCACTCCTCGGACGGCGAGCCCATCGGGACCTTCTGCCTGCTGGACCGGCGGACCCGCGCCGCCTCGTCGGTGCCGATGGAGGGGCTGCGGGAGATCGCGCTGCAGGCGGAGACGGAGCTCCGGCGCTACGAGACCTGA
- a CDS encoding alpha/beta hydrolase, which translates to MTPLLPRRRTRSTAITSAFVLAFACAVALAGPVTAHADGAGEVSEITVPRNDVTGFGGGTIFAPKADAGTKLGAVVVTPGYSDTQADMRWYGTDLAAAGFVVFTIDTNGTQDPPQARANEMLAASDYLTGSSAVADEVDPARVAELGYSMAGGGVLAAAEARHTLKAVIALMPFDVRVNYTRVTTPSLIITGQSDHVAFPFLMGKRMYRSLPGATPKEYLELRGAGHGAGERTPNDTIRTAVTTFLDRYLNDDESVSICPAPAATGPISASMAYCG; encoded by the coding sequence GTGACCCCCCTGCTCCCCCGACGCCGCACCCGCTCCACCGCCATCACCAGCGCCTTCGTCCTGGCCTTCGCCTGCGCCGTGGCGCTGGCGGGCCCCGTGACCGCCCATGCCGACGGCGCCGGGGAGGTCTCCGAGATCACCGTCCCCCGCAACGACGTCACCGGCTTCGGCGGCGGCACGATCTTCGCCCCGAAGGCGGACGCCGGCACGAAGCTGGGTGCCGTCGTCGTCACCCCGGGCTACAGCGACACGCAGGCCGACATGCGCTGGTACGGCACCGACCTCGCCGCCGCCGGCTTCGTGGTGTTCACCATCGACACGAACGGCACGCAGGATCCGCCCCAGGCTCGCGCGAACGAGATGCTCGCGGCCTCCGACTACCTCACCGGCTCGAGCGCCGTGGCCGACGAGGTCGACCCCGCGCGCGTCGCCGAGCTCGGCTACTCCATGGCGGGCGGCGGCGTGCTGGCGGCCGCCGAGGCGCGGCACACGCTGAAGGCCGTGATCGCCCTGATGCCCTTCGACGTGCGCGTCAACTACACGAGGGTCACCACGCCGTCCCTGATCATCACCGGCCAGTCCGATCACGTGGCATTCCCCTTCCTCATGGGCAAGCGGATGTACCGGTCGCTCCCGGGGGCCACCCCCAAGGAGTACCTCGAGCTCCGGGGAGCCGGGCACGGCGCGGGCGAGCGCACCCCGAACGACACCATCCGCACGGCCGTCACGACGTTCCTCGACCGCTACCTGAACGACGACGAGTCGGTCAGCATCTGCCCGGCGCCCGCGGCCACGGGCCCGATCAGCGCGTCGATGGCCTACTGCGGCTGA
- a CDS encoding phosphoketolase, translating to MASDTAPRDPSAPLYLDVVDGWWRAANYLSVGQIYLLDDPLLERPLTRDDIKPRLLGHWGTTPLLNFVYAHLNRVIVERDLDMIYIAGPGHGGPGMVANAYLDGTYSELFSAATPDRTGLRHLFRQFSFPGGVPSHAAPETPGSINEGGELGYSLVHAYGAALDNPDLVVSCVIGDGEAETATLASSWHLNKFLDPESDGAVLPILNLNGWKIANPTVLARIPEEELLALFTGYGYSPRIVSGGFDGEDVFAVHERFALALAEALDDISRIQLAARTGGSEERPAWPMLILRTPKGWTGPKEVDGKQVEGTWRAHQVPLSGVRDDDDHLRQLQEWLESYRPHELFDRDGRPTPALQPNRPEGDRRMSANPHANGGLLRRDLALPPLEVNAVDLSEGRGALAEPTRVLGGWLRDVIARNPLDFRIFGPDETSSNRLDDVYEVTAKAWQGEVLPVDEHLAHQGRVIEILNENLTQGLLEAYLLTGRHGLFTSYEAFIHVVDSMFNQYAKWLESSSKVEWRRPVASFTYLLSSHVWRQDHNGFSHQDPGFLDHVVNKRASIVRVYLPFDANSLLVTMDHCLRGTDLINVVVAGKQPTATLLSLEEARAHGERGVGVWEWAGTEVPGLEPDVVVACAGDIPTVEAMAAVQILKEEIPQLRVRFVNVVDLMRLQDSTQHPHGLDDGSFDALFTRDKPVVFAFHGYPSLIHRLTYRRANHANIHVRGFVEQGGTTTPFDMLMLNDLDRFRLVMDVIRRVPHLETTYAALSQRMDDERIAHRVHTRQFGEDMADVSGAEGLPFADPSRQTAIDTGDDNA from the coding sequence ATGGCCTCCGATACCGCACCCCGAGACCCGTCCGCGCCCCTCTACCTCGACGTCGTCGACGGCTGGTGGCGCGCCGCCAACTACCTCTCCGTCGGCCAGATCTACCTGCTGGACGACCCGCTGCTCGAGCGCCCGCTCACGCGCGACGACATCAAGCCGCGTCTCCTCGGCCACTGGGGCACGACCCCGCTGCTGAACTTCGTCTACGCGCACCTCAACCGGGTCATCGTCGAGCGCGACCTCGACATGATCTACATCGCCGGCCCCGGCCACGGCGGCCCCGGCATGGTCGCGAACGCGTACCTCGACGGCACGTACTCGGAGCTGTTCTCGGCGGCGACGCCGGATCGCACAGGGCTGCGGCACCTGTTCCGCCAGTTCTCGTTCCCGGGCGGGGTGCCGTCGCACGCGGCGCCGGAGACGCCCGGATCCATCAACGAGGGCGGCGAGCTCGGCTACTCGCTCGTGCACGCGTACGGCGCGGCGCTCGACAATCCCGACCTCGTGGTCTCCTGCGTGATCGGCGACGGCGAGGCGGAGACCGCGACGCTCGCCTCCAGCTGGCACCTCAACAAGTTCCTCGACCCGGAGTCGGACGGGGCGGTGCTGCCGATCCTCAACCTCAACGGCTGGAAGATCGCGAACCCGACGGTGCTCGCGCGCATCCCGGAGGAGGAGCTGCTCGCGCTCTTCACGGGGTACGGGTACTCCCCGCGCATCGTCTCGGGCGGCTTCGACGGCGAGGACGTCTTCGCCGTGCACGAGCGGTTCGCGCTGGCGCTCGCGGAGGCGCTCGACGACATCAGCCGGATCCAGCTGGCCGCCCGCACGGGCGGCAGCGAGGAGCGACCGGCGTGGCCGATGCTCATCCTCCGCACGCCCAAGGGGTGGACCGGCCCCAAGGAGGTCGACGGCAAGCAGGTCGAGGGCACGTGGCGCGCGCACCAGGTGCCGCTCTCCGGCGTGCGCGACGACGACGACCACCTCCGGCAGCTGCAGGAGTGGCTCGAGAGCTACCGCCCGCACGAGCTCTTCGACCGCGACGGCCGGCCGACGCCCGCGCTCCAGCCGAACCGGCCCGAGGGCGACCGGCGGATGAGCGCGAACCCGCACGCGAACGGCGGCCTGCTCCGCCGCGACCTCGCGCTCCCGCCGCTCGAGGTCAACGCCGTGGACCTCAGCGAGGGCCGCGGCGCGCTCGCCGAGCCCACGCGCGTGCTCGGCGGGTGGCTGCGCGACGTGATCGCGCGCAACCCGCTCGACTTCCGGATCTTCGGCCCCGACGAGACGTCGAGCAACCGGCTCGACGACGTCTACGAGGTGACGGCGAAGGCGTGGCAGGGCGAGGTGCTGCCGGTGGACGAGCACCTCGCGCACCAGGGGCGGGTCATCGAGATCCTCAACGAGAACCTCACGCAGGGGCTCCTCGAGGCCTACCTCCTCACCGGGCGGCACGGGCTCTTCACCTCGTACGAGGCGTTCATCCACGTCGTCGACTCGATGTTCAACCAGTACGCGAAGTGGCTCGAGTCCAGCTCGAAGGTGGAGTGGCGGCGGCCGGTCGCGTCGTTCACGTACCTGCTCTCCTCGCACGTGTGGCGGCAGGACCACAACGGCTTCTCGCATCAGGACCCGGGCTTCCTCGACCACGTCGTGAACAAGCGGGCGTCCATCGTGCGCGTCTACCTGCCGTTCGACGCGAACTCGCTGCTCGTGACGATGGACCACTGCCTGCGCGGCACCGACCTGATCAACGTCGTCGTCGCGGGCAAGCAGCCGACCGCGACGCTCCTCTCGCTCGAGGAGGCGCGCGCGCACGGCGAGCGCGGCGTGGGCGTGTGGGAGTGGGCGGGCACCGAGGTGCCGGGGCTCGAGCCCGACGTGGTGGTGGCGTGCGCGGGCGACATCCCGACGGTCGAGGCGATGGCGGCGGTGCAGATCCTCAAGGAGGAGATCCCGCAGCTGCGCGTGCGCTTCGTCAACGTGGTCGACCTGATGCGGCTGCAGGACTCCACGCAGCACCCGCACGGCCTCGACGACGGCTCGTTCGACGCGCTGTTCACGCGCGACAAGCCCGTCGTGTTCGCGTTCCACGGCTACCCGTCGCTCATCCACCGCCTGACCTACAGGCGCGCGAACCACGCGAACATCCACGTGCGCGGGTTCGTCGAGCAGGGCGGCACGACCACGCCGTTCGACATGCTGATGCTCAACGACCTCGACCGGTTCCGGCTCGTGATGGACGTTATCCGGCGCGTGCCGCACCTCGAGACCACCTACGCGGCGCTGTCGCAGCGGATGGACGACGAGCGGATCGCGCACCGGGTCCACACCCGTCAGTTCGGCGAGGACATGGCCGACGTCTCGGGCGCGGAGGGGCTGCCGTTCGCGGACCCGTCGCGGCAGACGGCGATCGACACCGGCGACGACAACGCGTAG
- a CDS encoding carboxypeptidase regulatory-like domain-containing protein, translated as MAAARRRGLVGLLALALVVSSQAGLATGASATDARVAPAAASAAAPAAPAAPAAAARAAAKVAAFTTAPLPVITGTARVGSALSVATGAWSPQPDTLTLVWKRNGVAIAGATGSAYTLVAADLGRRITVTATAVKAGYASLAKTSAATATVLAAPAPTAFAVAPKPTIVGTPTVGTPLTAAPGAWSPAPTAFAYRWLVNGVAVAGETGATFAPRAVDARKRVTVTVTATRDGYATTARTSVASAVVLAAPVVVPGKFTSIPAPTISGTAQVGATLTAAPGAWAPAPAAFAYRWWANGVAISGETSAAYTVRAADLRKRITVTVTGSLPGYTTAAKTSVATAAVVAAPVAKPFAVAPVPTIAGAPVVGGALTATPGTWSPAATFAYRWDAGTTPIPGATGPTYAPVAGDVGQALRVTVTATAAGYVTTSRTIAATAVVVAADAPPEEVPAAQVTGGVRLDVPDPGAPAPTGSVELVDPDRREVVAASDLVDGAFAFPEVDPGEYTLRALVEVDGETVEQYLGPTRDRLAARTFAVQQGAAVEVDMVVVRPTTVGGTVTASDGSPVAGARVSLVAATDADFAGGSATTDAAGRYTVRDVDPGGYRVRVAAPTPNPAGLLGEWYGGTADEASGAIVTVSATDRRVVGIDAVLDAGARLRGVVRDAAGNGIADATVHLVPTDDAVDGVEPVTGREATTDASGAFEITGILPGDHQAFVAIDRESAPLYVSRWVGGTGTRATATVFRAVAGAALPSPVIVLAVSPSVTARVTGLAAAGWDADLALVTLSQGGIVRHAAYARDGDAAFLEDVAPGVYRVDVTYSRGAARDTRAWTGGVRADRSEVVVGAGESVAITIAAPARVIAGAAAAR; from the coding sequence ATGGCCGCCGCACGCCGACGAGGCCTCGTCGGCCTCCTCGCCCTCGCCCTCGTCGTCTCGTCGCAGGCGGGCCTCGCGACCGGCGCGTCCGCCACCGATGCGCGCGTCGCGCCCGCAGCCGCATCCGCCGCCGCTCCCGCCGCTCCCGCCGCTCCCGCCGCCGCCGCGCGCGCCGCCGCGAAGGTCGCGGCATTCACCACCGCGCCGCTGCCCGTCATCACCGGCACCGCCCGGGTCGGCTCGGCGCTCTCCGTCGCCACCGGCGCCTGGTCGCCGCAGCCGGACACCCTCACCCTCGTCTGGAAGCGCAACGGCGTCGCGATCGCGGGCGCCACCGGATCCGCGTACACGCTCGTGGCCGCCGACCTCGGGCGCCGGATCACGGTCACGGCCACCGCGGTCAAGGCCGGCTACGCCTCCCTCGCGAAGACGAGCGCCGCCACCGCCACCGTGCTCGCCGCCCCCGCACCCACGGCGTTCGCGGTCGCGCCCAAGCCCACGATCGTCGGCACGCCCACGGTCGGCACGCCGCTGACGGCCGCGCCCGGCGCCTGGTCCCCCGCGCCCACGGCGTTCGCCTACCGCTGGCTCGTCAACGGGGTCGCGGTCGCCGGCGAGACCGGCGCGACCTTCGCGCCGCGCGCGGTCGACGCCCGCAAGCGCGTCACCGTCACTGTCACGGCCACGCGCGACGGCTACGCCACGACCGCCCGGACGAGCGTGGCGAGCGCCGTCGTGCTCGCCGCGCCGGTCGTCGTCCCCGGCAAGTTCACGTCGATCCCCGCGCCCACGATCTCCGGCACGGCCCAGGTCGGCGCGACGCTCACCGCTGCCCCCGGCGCCTGGGCCCCCGCGCCCGCCGCCTTCGCCTACCGCTGGTGGGCGAACGGCGTGGCGATCTCCGGCGAGACCTCCGCCGCGTACACCGTGCGCGCCGCGGACCTCCGGAAGCGGATCACGGTCACCGTCACCGGATCGCTCCCCGGCTACACGACCGCGGCGAAGACCAGCGTCGCGACGGCCGCCGTCGTCGCGGCTCCCGTCGCGAAGCCCTTCGCGGTCGCCCCGGTCCCGACCATCGCCGGCGCACCCGTCGTCGGAGGCGCGCTCACGGCGACGCCCGGCACGTGGTCCCCCGCCGCGACCTTCGCCTACCGCTGGGATGCGGGGACGACGCCGATCCCCGGCGCCACCGGCCCGACCTACGCGCCGGTCGCCGGCGACGTCGGCCAGGCCCTGCGCGTCACGGTCACCGCGACCGCGGCGGGCTACGTCACCACGAGCCGGACGATCGCGGCGACCGCCGTCGTCGTCGCGGCGGACGCGCCACCCGAGGAGGTCCCGGCCGCGCAGGTGACCGGCGGCGTCCGGCTCGACGTCCCGGATCCGGGCGCGCCCGCGCCCACGGGCAGCGTCGAGCTCGTCGACCCCGACCGCCGCGAGGTCGTCGCCGCCTCCGACCTCGTCGACGGCGCCTTCGCATTCCCGGAGGTCGACCCGGGCGAGTACACGCTCCGCGCGCTCGTCGAGGTCGACGGCGAGACGGTCGAGCAGTACCTCGGCCCGACCCGCGATCGCCTCGCGGCCCGCACGTTCGCCGTGCAGCAGGGCGCCGCCGTCGAGGTCGACATGGTCGTGGTGCGCCCGACCACCGTGGGCGGCACGGTCACGGCGTCCGACGGGTCCCCGGTCGCGGGCGCGCGGGTGTCCCTCGTCGCGGCCACCGACGCGGACTTCGCCGGCGGATCCGCGACCACCGACGCCGCCGGCCGCTACACCGTCCGCGACGTGGATCCCGGCGGCTACCGCGTGCGCGTCGCCGCCCCCACCCCGAACCCGGCCGGCCTGCTCGGCGAGTGGTACGGCGGCACGGCGGACGAAGCGTCCGGCGCCATCGTGACCGTCTCGGCGACGGACCGCCGGGTCGTCGGCATCGACGCGGTCCTGGATGCGGGCGCGCGCCTCCGCGGCGTCGTCCGGGACGCCGCCGGGAACGGGATCGCGGACGCCACCGTGCACCTCGTGCCCACGGACGACGCCGTCGACGGCGTCGAACCCGTGACCGGTCGCGAGGCGACCACGGACGCGTCCGGCGCGTTCGAGATCACCGGGATCCTGCCGGGCGACCACCAGGCGTTCGTCGCGATCGACCGCGAGTCCGCTCCCCTCTACGTCTCCCGCTGGGTCGGCGGGACCGGCACGCGGGCGACCGCGACGGTCTTCCGCGCCGTCGCGGGGGCGGCGCTGCCGAGTCCCGTGATCGTGCTCGCCGTGAGCCCGTCCGTCACGGCCCGCGTCACCGGCCTCGCCGCCGCCGGCTGGGACGCGGACCTCGCGCTCGTCACCCTCTCGCAGGGCGGGATCGTGCGGCACGCCGCGTACGCCCGAGACGGCGACGCCGCCTTCCTCGAGGACGTGGCGCCGGGCGTCTACCGCGTCGACGTGACGTACTCCCGGGGCGCCGCCCGCGACACGCGCGCGTGGACCGGCGGCGTGCGCGCCGACCGGTCGGAGGTCGTGGTCGGCGCCGGCGAGTCGGTGGCGATCACGATCGCGGCGCCCGCGCGGGTCATCGCCGGCGCGGCCGCCGCCCGCTGA
- a CDS encoding manganese catalase family protein has product MYFHAQTWINEIADGEPDPAAANALQEGLGGQFGEMRTMMQYLFQAMNFRGAAAKPYRDLIQGVGTEEISHVELIGTTISRLLDGAPEYSGKLTDPLDTPGKGGATPLSIALDHGNIHHHLVGAQGALPVDSAGNPWSGSYVYNSGNLPLDLLYNVMLESTGRLQKCRIYEMTDNPVARATVAYLIVRDQAHENAYAKALETLGVDWGKLLPIPKTNAEQFPEVKKLIDLGLQSKQYSFDLDGKSEAGRIFQGASPSNDGTDLTATEQAPQGVPSTIAPERLEEFAPGLDTDLMALIQETAERELADIEAFYGPTKTA; this is encoded by the coding sequence ATGTACTTCCACGCACAGACCTGGATCAACGAGATCGCCGACGGCGAGCCCGACCCCGCCGCCGCCAACGCGCTGCAGGAGGGCCTCGGCGGCCAGTTCGGCGAGATGCGCACGATGATGCAGTACCTCTTCCAGGCCATGAACTTCCGCGGGGCGGCGGCGAAGCCGTACCGCGACCTGATCCAGGGCGTCGGCACCGAGGAGATCAGCCACGTCGAGCTCATCGGCACGACCATCTCGCGCCTCCTCGACGGCGCGCCCGAGTACAGCGGCAAGCTCACCGACCCGCTCGACACCCCGGGCAAGGGCGGGGCGACGCCGCTGAGCATCGCGCTCGACCACGGCAACATCCACCACCACCTCGTGGGCGCGCAGGGCGCGCTGCCCGTCGACTCCGCCGGCAACCCGTGGAGCGGCAGCTACGTCTACAACTCGGGCAACCTCCCGCTCGACCTGCTCTACAACGTCATGCTCGAGTCGACCGGCCGCCTGCAGAAGTGCCGCATCTACGAGATGACCGACAACCCCGTCGCCCGCGCCACCGTCGCGTACCTCATCGTGCGCGACCAGGCGCACGAGAACGCGTACGCGAAGGCGCTCGAGACGCTCGGCGTCGACTGGGGCAAGCTCCTGCCGATCCCGAAGACCAACGCGGAGCAGTTCCCGGAGGTCAAGAAGCTGATCGACCTGGGGCTCCAGAGCAAGCAGTACAGCTTCGACCTCGACGGCAAGAGCGAGGCCGGCCGGATCTTCCAGGGCGCGTCGCCCTCGAACGACGGCACCGACCTCACGGCCACCGAGCAGGCGCCGCAGGGCGTCCCGTCGACCATCGCGCCGGAGCGGCTCGAGGAGTTCGCGCCGGGCCTCGACACGGACCTGATGGCGCTGATCCAGGAGACGGCCGAGCGCGAGCTCGCCGACATCGAGGCGTTCTACGGGCCGACGAAGACGGCCTGA
- a CDS encoding M23 family metallopeptidase yields MSAGLARTAARSRVPSVLAGIALVAASALWALIDRTSDAPLRAMAWMLPAGFALIALGYAATVLAPPAGGAVLPLASPVEGRWTAVNSPTDRIPSHGTHGFGQTYAVDLLVAQEEAPSASDAGRGSFRAPGSYASFGLPVLAPADAEVVAAVSDVRDHRGRSGPLGSTWFAVEAGMRELRGARGMLGNHVVLRLADGSHFVLAHLRRGSVRVGPGGRVRTGEVIAECGNSGNSTEPHLHCQRQDIARSSAAVGLPWTIEPDGIPASGHATRG; encoded by the coding sequence ATGAGCGCGGGTCTCGCGCGCACGGCGGCGCGGAGCCGCGTCCCCTCCGTGCTCGCCGGCATCGCCCTCGTCGCGGCGTCGGCGCTCTGGGCCCTCATCGACCGGACGTCGGACGCGCCCCTGCGGGCCATGGCCTGGATGCTCCCCGCCGGCTTCGCGCTCATCGCCCTGGGCTACGCCGCGACCGTGCTGGCGCCCCCGGCCGGCGGCGCGGTCCTCCCCCTGGCGTCGCCCGTGGAGGGACGCTGGACGGCGGTCAACTCGCCGACCGACCGCATCCCCAGCCATGGCACGCACGGCTTCGGCCAGACGTACGCGGTCGACCTGCTGGTGGCGCAGGAGGAGGCGCCGTCCGCGTCGGATGCGGGGCGCGGCAGCTTCCGCGCCCCGGGGTCGTACGCCTCGTTCGGGCTGCCGGTCCTCGCCCCAGCGGACGCCGAGGTCGTCGCCGCGGTGTCCGACGTGCGCGACCACCGCGGCAGGAGCGGGCCGCTCGGATCGACGTGGTTCGCGGTGGAGGCGGGCATGCGCGAGCTCCGCGGAGCGCGCGGGATGCTCGGCAACCACGTGGTCCTCCGCCTCGCCGACGGCAGCCACTTCGTGCTCGCGCACCTCCGGCGCGGGAGCGTCCGGGTGGGGCCGGGAGGCCGGGTGCGCACGGGCGAGGTCATCGCCGAGTGCGGGAACTCGGGGAACTCGACGGAGCCGCACCTCCACTGCCAGCGGCAGGACATCGCCCGTTCGTCGGCCGCCGTGGGCCTCCCCTGGACGATCGAGCCCGACGGGATCCCGGCGTCCGGCCACGCGACCCGCGGGTGA